CTCTAAGAAGCTGAGAGACATTAGATTTAAAGGTGGAGCCCTTTGGCTCGAAACTGCTAAGCTTGTTTTCTTGTTTGATGAGTGTGGAACTCCTTATGATAGCTTTCTTAATGAGAGGAAGGAGTCATGTTCCCTTGTTGAGGAATTTATGCTTTTGGCAAATAGGTCTGTTGCTGAAGTCATATCCAGGGCTTTCCCTGATTGTGCCTTGCTGCGCAGGCATCCTGAACCAAATTTACGAAAGCTTAAAGAGTTTGAAGCATTTTGTAGCAAGCATGGTTTCGAGTTGGACACTTCATCCTCTGGTCAACTTCACCTTTCACTGTCCAAAATAAGGGAGAAGCTAAAGAATGATCCTGTGTTGTTCGATATTCTTATTTCATATGCTTCAAGGCCGATGCAGTCAGCAGCATACTTCTGCACTGGGGATCTGAGAGGCAGGGAAAATGATTGGGCTCATTATGCACTGTCATTTCCCTTGTACACGCATTTTACTTCACCTCTGCGAAGGTATCCTGATATAATTGTGCACCGGACATTGTCTGCTATACTTGATGCTGAAGAtaattatttaaagaaaaaacAGAGTTTGCTTGGAGCATATAAAGGTGAAGCATCAGGCAGTGAAATTGCAACTAGGTGTTTTACTGGCCTTTATTTTGATAAAGATGCTGCTGAATCTGAAGAAGGTAGCCAAATATTATCAGCTGCTGCTTTGAAATTTAAAGTTCCTGGAACTGAAGTACTTGCAGAAGTTGCTGCATATTGTAATGAAAGAAAACTAGCTAGCAGGCATGCTGAGGAAGCTGGAGAGAAGGTCTATCTTTGGGCCCTgttaaagaagaaaaaggtatttAATCTGTTACAACTGTTGTGTCATATCCATCATCTGTTTCTTGTTCCATTATATCTTAATACTTGATGAAGAGAATGTGTCATCTGTTATGCTACATCTAAGCTGCTATTATCTCATAAACTTTTGTTCCTTTTTCTGGTAGTGCATCCAATTACTTATCATAACACTTTAAGTGACAAAAAGTGTAGGAATCCTGTTCGGCTGTTTTCTGTCTTATCGTTTTCACCCTACAATTCTTTAGTTTCTTTTGTATGCTGCAATTGCTTTCATTATAGATAATCAAGTTATAAGAAAACATGTGAGCAAGGTCTGTTGGTCCATATTATCAAGTTCTGGAGTTGTGGACATTTAATTTGCTACGAATATGGCTTTCTGTTATGCAATGAGTTTAGTTGGTAGAAAAGAgtttcattttaattatttattttgctACATAGGGTAAAtcttctttatttctttcttgcTGGTGTCAGATTCAAATTCTCCCTTCTAATCATCACTCACTCGGCAGTAATTGCATGTTCatctcttagaaaaaaaaaaggattttgcCTTGCCTTCTCTTTTTGCTCTCTTTGTGTCTGCCCTTATTGCATAAAAAGCTGGGATCTTTTGGCTGACAACTGGTACAAATTCAGTGTTAATCTGATTAATGATCAGACCTGGATTTGAGTTTCAATGTTATAGTTGTTACAAGGTTGGATTTAGATTTTACATTTATTCGTACTGAAGCTGAATAGTAACAGCCTTTCGAGGATTTAGGTATTGTTTTTGATGTTGATTTTTCAGTTTGTGGTCATAATTTTTGAAACCCTATCCTTTCTGGGAAACTTGACAAATTCGTTGAGTGCATTGGTTTGAAAGCATTGGTTTTTACCTCTTAGATGGTTGAGTTCTGTAGGAGCAGTTGAGCTGGCTTGCTTTTTCTTGTTTCATCTGTAACTTGATTTGAGGATGTTGGATGCTAACCTTGTATCTGATCTCACCTGCTTTGGAGCTCCTGTCCAGTTTTTTGAATGTTAAAACATGGTTGAAAGAAACCATAATTCATGTGATGTCTTTATCGATGGATGATATTGTTTTCCCCCTCATGTTTCTGAATCAATCTACAGCATCTATTTTGGTTGTTGCGTCTGTTTCTATCTTTCATGTCTTCTAGTTCAAGGATTGAATGATTTTGTTGCACAATTCTTTGAATCCTAGCTCTGTGGGAGCGATTTTGGGCAGGTGGGTTTCTTTTGACTGAAGTGATTGGACGTGATTGCTGCTTATCTAGAGATCTAATAATAGCAGAACACCCTTGCTCTTTCATATTGTTGGAAGATTTGGGTCCATGTTAGTGGGAATCATTGTCGGTAGAGTAGAATTGCATCCTATTGTTAGTCTCTTTCTGGCTTTCATTTTTGCAAATGGATTGTGTAAATGACACCCAATTTGGATATTGCAAAGGGATTGTGTAAATGACACCCAATTTGGATATTGCAAAGGGATGACAAGATTATTCTTGGTTGGTTTGTTGGATTTTATCACAAGACATCACCATTAAGCCTTTAAAATCATGATGTTTCTTACAACTTTCTCAAGTAGGGATAATGCTATCATCGTTGACCGGGCGATTCCTATTCAATGGAAAGAAAAGCCCATCAGATGAATTTCACAAGTTTTTCAGAgcaattatcttcttttttttgatcGGAAGGGCATAGtcaaatctcttcttctccttctaccAAAAGCCGACTTTGCCTCAAGCTCATAGCAGTCAAAGAGTGAAATGAAGACACAGTCAGCAGTCGTCATCCGAGAAGCTATGGGAATGAGAATGTTGACGATGAAGCTGGTCAATCAGTGCCAGAGCAAGGAAAAGGTCAAGTGTAGGGAGGGGGACGATAAGCCCATAGAGTACGTCGCAATAAAGGAAATCAATGAGACAGTTTGCTCTTACTGCTTGTGCGTTGTAGCACCAACTAGAAAGTAGTCCTAGTTCCCCCGTGAAACTATAGGTCTAGGGTGGGATTTGTTCCGTGACAGTCTAATTGGAAAGTCCATTTTCCACTATCGATTTTGATGGTTGGGGTACCCAATTGTAGACATCATCCTAATGCTACCAGGTGCCTGACTAGGGAAATTTGTTTTTAATTCATGTGATTGAGGTGTTAATATTTGGACGAATTTCTTAGAAATTGGTAATTCATCAgggaaagatttaaaaataagctAGAAAATATTGGTtgctattttatatatttaagagtTCTAAAAGTCGAAAGTTTCAAACATAGAATGAATTTCTTAGAAATTGGTAATTCATAGAGGCTGGAAGATTGAAAAGGAGCTAGCAAACACCAAtttctattttatatatttaagatttttgaatgTCAAAATTTCAAATCCTGAATGGAAAGAAAACCTTGTTAGGAAGAATGAGACCTCTTTCTGGGTCAGATCATGTACTTTTGTGTTTTCATAATGAAAGATTGATGATTGATTACAACTTGATGCTTAATATTAAGAATTGGTCTTATTGATGAATGGAATCAAAATAAGGGTAATAAGTTGGTTTGACTTGAGCTGAGATTCATGGAATTTTTCTAAGTTGGCTAGTTGAAGTTGGGTAAGGATGGTTGAGTTTTTGTAGAAAAGATATCTGGAGGGTACATAGATGGGTTGCATTTGTCATGGAAGTGGGTGCTTTTGGTCGAAAATGATTTTCTTCAGTCACATTTTGTCccctttttttttccattttttttttaattaaggtTGATTCAGTGCAAACTTCTCAAGGAGTACAATCAAGCTTCTCTTCATTGCTTCAACTGCAGCCCGTATTATCTTTTTTTTGAGGATCCTATTAATGGAGCGAGGGATTTTATGTTAGTTAATATTTTTAACAAGTTTCCCTTAGTGGTCCACCCTCTTAATTTGTTGATGACTGGTATGAGAGATTCTGTGTGTGTGCACGCGTGTGTGtcctctttgtttttttttttttttaggttggGGTTGGtttttttgtggggggggggggggggggtaggGTTATTTATTTCAAATAACAAGCTTCAGTGTGTGGAAAACTATGATGTTTTTTGTGGATTTGAGCTTCCTTTAGTCTATCTTCTAGAATGCCAAGGGATGCGGTTTATCatttcataattttaaaatttcccGAGGGTCAAAGATTTAATGAAAAACCAATAacaacaattaaaaaaaaaaaaaaagcttttgtGTGTGTCTGTGTCTGTGTTAAAAATGCAGACTGCTCCAATAGCTAGACACGTTTTGAAGGTAGATATATGCAATACTATGACAATTATGTCCTGTTGTCTGATGTGTATTCCAAGTTGCACTTTTGATAGCCATTTACTAGTTGAATTTTTCTagagaaaattatttaagttGCTTTGGGAGCTGGTTATTGAGCATGGATGTTAGAGAGGTACACAGTGCTCTGGAACTGAAATAATATGGCTAAGGAAAGACGAGGAAGAAAGGAACAAAAGGGAATCTTGCAAGTGTTTAAAACCAAGGTCATTAATATGTGCTTCTCAGTGATTATCTCGTACattattcttcttatttttcttgtagTCATTCTTGGTAGATTTCATTTgtagtttcttttttctttttcttttacaaTATCATCGTGACTAAGGAAAAGGGTAATGCTTTATAAGGTGCAAAAGCGCATTTTAAGGTCTGCTAGTCATACCTATATGTGTGGATGAGATTCTTGATACCTACGTTCCTAGATTGTAACATCTGATATGACTCATCTTGCTCAACTGAACCAAACCTTCTATGATGATCTGTCTAATAATGTGTTGTTAGACCCTATTGGTTCCTTGGAATTGACAGCAAGGCTTTTTGACACCTCGACTGTAATAGCGTTTTAGCATGTATTTTAGGATCCTGAGCACTCCTCTTTTACAAAGAAAATAAGCTAGAGCTTTGCTTGCCAGCTTCAGTTGATAGTCATGATTTTACCAATTCCTCCGTTGTAATTCCTTCAAAATCCTGCATTTTGGTAGAAGAGGATGAGTACACAATGGCTAATGGTACATCAAATGAAGTCAAATATCATTGTCCACGATTCTTTGATTTCGTGTCACAAGTCCAATATGACATGGTTGACATGCTTTGAGCAATCTGAGAGACTGACCTTTCACTTCTTTTATCAGCTTGTATGGATGAGATTCTTGATACCTACGTTCCTAGTTGTAACATCTGATATGACTCATCTTGCTCAACTGAACCAAACCTTCTATGACAATCTGTCCAATAATGTGTTGTTAGACCCCATTGGTTCCTTGGAATTGACAGCAAGGCTCTTTGACACCTTGACTGTAATAGCATTTTAGCATGTATTTTAGGATCCTGAGCACTCCTCTTTTACAAAGAAAATAAGCTAGAGCCTTGCTTGCCAGCTTCAGTTGATAGTCATGATTTTATCAATTCCTCCATTGTATCAAAATCCTGCATTTTGGTAGAAGAGGATGAGTACACAATGGGTAGTGGTACATCAAATGAAGTCAAATATCATTGTCCACGATTCTTTGATTCATATCCACCAGTCCAATATGACATGGTTGACATGCTTTGAGCAATCTGAGAGACTGACCTTTCACTTCTCTTATCAGCTTGTATGGATGAGATTCTTGATACCTACGTTCCTAGATTGTAACATCTGATATGACTCATCTTGCTCACCTGAACAAAACCTTCTATGACAATCTGTCTAATAATGTGTTGTTAGACCCCATTGGTTCCTTGGAATTGACAGCAAGGCTCTTTGACACCTTGACTGTAATAGCATTTTAGCATGTATTTTAGCATCCTGAGCACTCCTCTTTTACAAAGCTAGAGCTTTGCTTGCCAGCTTCAGTTGATAGTCATGATTTTATCAATTCCTCCATTGTAATTCCATCAAAATCCTGCATTTTGGTGGAAGAGGATGAGTACACAATGGGTAGTGGTACATCAAATGAAGTCAAATATCGGTGTCCATGATTCTTTGATTTGATATCAGAAGTCCAATATGACATGGTTGACATGCTTTGAGCAATCTGAGAGACTGACGTTTCACTTCTCTTATCAGCTTGTACCTTTTTCACCGAGTAGCATATAACTAGTATCTTTGCACTATTGTAGATTTTGGACTTTTTTAAAGATCAGCCCAAATCATCTATTGGATAATTTCTCTTTTGCATCAAGATGGTCCTATGTTTTTTCTAACCTGCAAACCTACATAGGTCGTCATGTTTTTCAACTCCAGCTTAATTGCTTCAGCTACATCTCTTTTCTCCTGAAAATTGAGAATAGGATAGCATAAAAATGAGCAGCTACTCTGTCATATCGGTGTACATTGTTAAACTTTTCCCCCCCCCTCTGCGGAATTCTTGCTTGATCATAGGGTTTCATCATTAAAAGGTATTCCTTCAACAGCATACCTAAGGCATATAGTTGATGTTGTGGTTTAGCTGTAGTTGTTAGGTCTCATTGAAAAAAGGTATAGTTTGTTGCAGCCTTATATCTGTGTTCTGAGAAGCGAACTAAGTAATAATTTTAACTTTTATGGTCTGTTGGCATGACTTAATCATTGTCATATTATATTGGAGATGACTACTCTGTGGAGTTGATCTGCAGCTGAATTTATTTCACTTCTTATGAGCATCAATTCTTGATCTTTTGCAACTCTTTTTGCTTTTATTGGTCATTTGCAGGTCCTAGTTTCTGAAGCCAGGGTTTTGGGATTGGGACCAAGGTTCTTGTCAGTTTACATTCCCAAGCTAGCTGTAAGTACAACATTCGAAAATTTATTTCTGGTGTTTCTTTTATCAATCTGATTGCTATGTGCTGTTCCTTGTATAGATTGAGCGGcggatatattatgatgaagttgaAGGCTTGACTGTTGAGTGGTTCGAGACTACTTGCACATTGGTGCTGGATATACTTAGGAATAAACCCTTTCAGAGAAGGGGTAGCCCTGGGAAATTCCATGGAATCGAAGATGTAGCATTGGTGTTGAATCCATCAGAGCTAGTCGTGCCTGAGATGGCGAAGAAAGCAGCAGAAGTAGGATATGATACTGCAAGTTTAACATTTTCAAGCCTTGCAGATAATGGTGAAATCTATCCAACCGTTTTTCCTCTGGTACTTCGGCACTTGTCTGCTGTCCCAGTAGCTCTCCATGCAATTGGAGGTGATGATGGTCCGTTAGACATTCGGGTAAGATTGTATGCATGTTCATACTTCTGGTAAGTTGGTCACAATTGTTAGGGGTGCTGCAGGCAAGAGGGATATGAGCAGTTGAGATGGTATCATTTCCTTGATCAAATGATCCAAGTAAAAGCAAGGAAAATGGGACTCCAAGTTCTGCAGGATTCCATGAATAAAGTGGGTGTGCTCCATATAGATGTCATGGTCGTGTACAGGGCAGTTGAAAGTGAAGAAATACCTCTGCTTTAACTGGCTATCTGTCAATATCCGACTTTAGAAGAAAGCCTCTCTTTTTGGGGGGAGGTTCGAGTGTGGATTTGGGTGGTTATGGGCTTAGGTTTGCCTCAGGGCTTAAGTAGCTTGACCTTTTATACCAAGCTGCTTATTGGGAGATTGGATTTGCCtgagtatttttttttctcagcAGGCATATTTCAACCTGGATGTCCCTGGTCTCCACCCATTTCTGTATACCGAGTGTGAAGGATCTCAAAGCCTGTCTGTGTTTTTTTAATGGTGGGCTTTATCTCTTTAGCATTTCTGATTATTCCATGTTTTGTTGAATACTTGTTGAATGTTTGTTGATTGAGTTTTCCTTTCTGTTTTTTTTATGCAATTATATAGCTTGGCAAAGTGGACCATTCTCCCCCCTAAAATTGTGTTTGAGACACGCTGTTAATTTTGCTGGGTGTTGGTCCGGTTGATGCTTGCACAATCGAGTCATGGTTCTGCATTCCTCGCTGCAATAGCCGTTCACGTTGTAAGCTTTTAAATTGCTTCCCTTCCTAGGTTTGAGTTGATAGGGTTTGGTTGGACGCTGGTTAAAAAAGTTATGGTAGACCTAATTGGAGAGACAATCACACTCAATCTGTAAATGGTATTCGAACTCTGAGAGACGGGGTGCTAGCAACGTTTTCAATGTCTGTATCTGCGACGGATACAaattaagagaaaataaaaaaaaggacttTTCTGAGAACATCTAAACCCGTTGATGACTCGAGTTATACAGCATGACCGACTCTGGCTGCTCCTAGTAACATCCCCATCGTAGTTCAAGCACGCTGGTCTGCATGCTTCTCGTCCTCCCCATATTTCAGGAACCGGCTCCAGTACCAGTGGCTCTCCCACACCGAACGCATCAATTCGAGAGGGACCCCTCGGGTCTCAGGGAGGAACACGGCGATAAATGCCGTCATGACTGCGTCCCAGGCGGCGAAGTAAGCGAAGGTGCCGTGCTTGAAGCGGCAGAGCATGGCGAGGAAGGTCTGCGTCTGGACGAAGGTAAGGCCGAGGTTGATGGCCACGCTGATGCTCTGCCCAGCCGACCGGATCTCCACCGGAAAGATCTCGCTCGGAATGATCCAGAGTAGAGGCCCCCATGACCACCCAAACCCCGCCGAGAAGGCGCACATCAGCACCAGCACGGCCAACGCGTAGCCCCTGGCCAAGGTGGCGTTGCCTTCCTGCCCCGTTTTGGCTCCAAGAATCCAGGACACAGCCACCTAAACAAACGAGGCGTCACAGGTTAAGTTTTTCCCGGCGATCGCAGTGAATACGGCACCGGATCACGTACCTGACAAAGAATCATCTGGACCCCACCAACCATGAAGAGGAACTTGCGTCCGAAACGGTCCACCGCAAGCGTCGACACCAGGATGGACCCCACGTTGACCGCCCCGAGGATGACCGCCCCCAGGAGGGCCGCGTTGCTGCCGAACCCCACCGTCCGGAACAGCACGGGCGAGAAGAAGGCTATCACGATGATCCCCGTCAGCTGCTGAAACGTCGGTATCGCCACCGCCATCACCAGATGCGGCCGGTACTCCCTCCTCAGGATCCTCCGGAAGGCCCCCTCCTCGCTCTTCATGGAGTCCTCGACGTTCCGGACGATGTCCTTGAGCTCGGCCTCGACGTCGGCCGACGGGCCGCGGACGCGGCGGAGCGCGGCGCGGGCGCGGTCGAGTTTGCCGCGCTGGACGAGGCTGCTGGGTGTGTCGGGAATGAGGAGGGCGCCGAGGAAAATGGCGGAGGCCGGGACGGCGGCGAGGCCGAGGGAGAGGCGCCAGCCCCAGCGGGGGATGCGGACCGTGCCGTAGTTGGTGAAGTTGGCGGCCACCACGCCGATGGCGATGAAGAACTGGAAGCCGGTGGTGAAGACCCCCCGCCACCTTGGTGGGGCCACCTCCGCTAGGTACACCGGAGCGGCCTGGCATGGATGGCAAAATAATTAAAGAACATGGGAATGAGTGACATCTCGCCAAGAATTACCACATTTTGCAAAAATAATCCATTtttcttttcatcaaaaaaagacaaaaacaacaaaaaaaaaaacaacaaaaacaacattaaaaaaaaaaaaaagttgtatgATGCGCTACCTTTATCTAACATTTACGTCCTACCAGTAAAGCGCATAGGTGGAGGATGTAGTGGAGCGACCATGTTAGAGTGTGAGCacacatcttttctttttttcttttttgatttgatgGAAGGCGAATTATTGTATACATAAATGTCAAACTGAAACTGTGAAAAAGGTTGTGTCTTCAAAGTGTCAACATAAGTAGTTAGGCAGATTGAATGCTTTATGTAATGATGTGGTATAATATTCATATATGCTACCTTCTAGAAGTTTTAGGACGGGGTTGGACCACCGGACAATCTTTGTTGATTTAGAGGTTAGGCCGAACGAGTTGCGTAGTAGTTATCCGAGTCATGTATAGCTCTATGCTACATGGATGTGGGGCCTTAATTATTGTCTTGTAGCTTAATGTAATGTCTAACACTGCAGAGCCACTATTAGATTAGGGAAGAAAAAAGGATCCAATAATATACTTTGCCAGTATATTTTGTGTAGCCAAAATTTAAAAGTTTTattctcgaaaaaaaaaaaaaaacattaatgGAGGATCAGACATCACCTCTAGGATTAATGGATCACGTAAATTGTAGACCGTTGAACTGATAGATAATGCCTTATTGTTAAATGTAGATCTAAGAAAACACCAAACCAGATACTGATAATCTTAGTCAGAAGAGAGAGCAAAAAATAACGAAAGCCAAATAGCAAGAAGTGATTTCTACACGTTTTAGATTTGACAGAGTCGTCGACGTAGACTTCTCCGTAGAAAAAAACAAGCAGTAGTATATACGACAACAACGCTTGTTACCCCTCGTGATCTCCACTGCGGTGTCAGTCTATGTTGGATGAtggttttttttttaatgtttttatattcttttttaaagaaaattttcttcatgtcttatctttGCTGACATCATAATCCAGCAGATGGCATTTCACTCTTGGGCAGATAAGCTGCCCAATCTATCAAATCCACATCAATAACTCTGAATGTGAGTTGCCACATGTATTTAAAGCAGTACTTTCGCTACTGaccaataagaaaatgaatgcatCCAAGGTTGCATAGTATATGAAATTATGCAGACATGGTGTGCTATTCATACGCAAGTTGAAGGTGCATGAGATCAAGGCTGTTTTTGTGACATGATGATGGCTTACATGCCAGAAGCATGAAACATATCCGTGCCAAGCTAGCAGCCAACTGCTTATTTTTCCTGCTGAAGTCTAATTAGCTACATGCGCTCATGTTAGCATAGATCATCTTCATACTTGTTTAATTTTACAAATACTAGCTCCTTGTTATGAGCTGCGCatatgatataaatataattCAGACATTAAATTTCATGTTTTGTTCCTGCAAAATATAGTTGAACTCAGCTAATTACCATATATAAGCTTAGATTTTACCAAAGTCAGACAGCTGATACACCTATGACAAATATCATATACTACCTGCTTAACTCAAGCCTGACACATTGGAAAACTTATCCATAGTAAAGAAAGAGGAAGTGCAGACACTTAATCTAAACTAAAAAGTAATGGAAAACTTCAGAATCTAATGCTTCACTTGATGACCAACATCAGTGCATGGAAACCGTCTCCCTCCCATTTTAGGTGAACTGCCCTTCTCTTCTCTGTCACGCATTGCATATGCCCTCTACTTGTTGACTAGTTTCCTCTACTATTTGAAGAACCACAGGTCAAGGACCTAGCACATCAACAACACTCCTACGCTACccgaattatttttatttttatttttttcccactCTTAGTTTCCTCCCCAGTGCGACAAAATAGAGTCACATTAGTCAGTGCACATGATGGAAAGTTGAAATTTTCTTTGTTTGTTGAACCAACGTGGTGACTTCCCAGTGATAATTTTTAAGGGTAAATGCCTTCAACGGCAAACCATCTCAGAAAAATGGAGTTAGTTGGAGCGGCCACTGACCTGATTGGTGAAGCCGATGCCAAACCCGAGCAACATGCGGCCCAGGATGAGCATCGCGATGTTGACGGCCGCCGCGTTGATGGCCGCTCCAAGGAAGAAGGTGAGCCCGCCCAGCAGCATGACGGCCTGCCGTCCCACCGCCTTGGTGAGGCGGCCGGCCACCA
This genomic window from Elaeis guineensis isolate ETL-2024a chromosome 13, EG11, whole genome shotgun sequence contains:
- the LOC105056823 gene encoding sugar transport protein MST1, translating into MAGGGFVVDGPATDYGGRVTASVIITCLMAASGGLIFGYDIGISGGVTTMESFLKPFFPKVWRRMGEAKQDEFCLYDSQVLTAFTSSLYIAGLVASLVAGRLTKAVGRQAVMLLGGLTFFLGAAINAAAVNIAMLILGRMLLGFGIGFTNQAAPVYLAEVAPPRWRGVFTTGFQFFIAIGVVAANFTNYGTVRIPRWGWRLSLGLAAVPASAIFLGALLIPDTPSSLVQRGKLDRARAALRRVRGPSADVEAELKDIVRNVEDSMKSEEGAFRRILRREYRPHLVMAVAIPTFQQLTGIIVIAFFSPVLFRTVGFGSNAALLGAVILGAVNVGSILVSTLAVDRFGRKFLFMVGGVQMILCQVAVSWILGAKTGQEGNATLARGYALAVLVLMCAFSAGFGWSWGPLLWIIPSEIFPVEIRSAGQSISVAINLGLTFVQTQTFLAMLCRFKHGTFAYFAAWDAVMTAFIAVFLPETRGVPLELMRSVWESHWYWSRFLKYGEDEKHADQRA